From Enterococcus wangshanyuanii, the proteins below share one genomic window:
- the pyrR gene encoding bifunctional pyr operon transcriptional regulator/uracil phosphoribosyltransferase PyrR has translation MQGKEVVDAVTMKRALTRITYEIVERNKGVQDIVLVGIKTRGIYLAQRIAERLKQLEQTDVPVGELDITLYRDDMDGQTMKERSLEEPELHSSSIPVSLEGKEVILIDDVLFTGRTIRAAMDAVMDLGRPKKISLAVLVDRGHRELPIRADYVGKNIPTSMKEEIIVEVEEKDGEDRILIASIEE, from the coding sequence ATGCAAGGAAAAGAAGTCGTTGATGCTGTAACGATGAAACGTGCATTAACAAGAATCACTTATGAAATCGTCGAAAGAAACAAAGGGGTCCAAGACATTGTACTTGTAGGAATCAAAACAAGAGGAATCTATCTTGCTCAACGGATCGCGGAACGTCTTAAACAATTGGAGCAAACGGATGTTCCAGTCGGGGAATTAGATATCACTTTGTATCGTGATGATATGGACGGTCAAACAATGAAGGAACGTTCACTAGAAGAACCAGAACTACATTCTTCAAGCATTCCAGTATCACTCGAAGGAAAAGAAGTCATTTTGATCGACGATGTTCTTTTTACGGGGAGAACGATTCGTGCCGCGATGGATGCAGTGATGGATCTAGGTAGACCCAAAAAAATTTCCTTAGCAGTTTTGGTTGATCGAGGACACAGAGAATTACCGATTCGAGCAGATTATGTAGGAAAAAATATTCCGACATCCATGAAAGAAGAAATCATCGTTGAAGTGGAAGAAAAAGACGGTGAAGATCGAATTTTGATCGCCAGCATAGAAGAATAA
- a CDS encoding solute carrier family 23 protein — protein sequence MTEKEFRNEEAVLDIHDRPKPAHWIGLSLQHLFTMFGATVLVPILVGIDPGIALVSSGLGTMVYLFVTKGKIPAYLGSSFAFIAAMQMLMKSDGYPAIAQGAMTTGLVYLIVSLIIKKIGSDWLDKILPPIVVGPVVMVIGLGLASNAANNAMFNNGEYDFKYIAVALLTLGLTIFYNMFFKGFLGLIPILLGIVSGYLIALAFGIVDVEPIKEAAWLAMPNFEIPFVQYQPKLYLNAITTMAPIAFVTMTEHIGHLMVLNKLTKRNFFQEPGLSKTLMGDGAAQIVAGLVGGPPVTSYGENIGVLAITRVHSVFVIGGAAVFAVGLGFVGKLSAVILSIPGPVISGISFVLFGVIAASGLKILIDNQINFDKKKNLLIASVILVIGIGGLVFKLNTFELSSMALATVLGIILNLILPETARSEEKSV from the coding sequence ATGACAGAAAAAGAATTTCGCAATGAAGAAGCAGTTTTAGATATTCACGATCGACCAAAGCCAGCACATTGGATCGGCTTGAGCTTACAGCATTTATTCACTATGTTTGGCGCGACTGTATTGGTACCTATATTGGTTGGTATCGATCCAGGTATTGCTTTAGTGAGTTCAGGGTTAGGAACCATGGTGTACTTATTCGTGACCAAAGGAAAAATTCCAGCGTATCTTGGAAGTAGTTTTGCCTTTATTGCAGCGATGCAGATGCTGATGAAAAGCGATGGCTATCCAGCGATTGCTCAAGGGGCAATGACAACTGGATTAGTGTATCTGATTGTTTCATTGATCATTAAAAAAATTGGTTCAGATTGGCTAGATAAGATTTTACCACCGATCGTAGTCGGACCTGTAGTAATGGTCATCGGACTAGGTCTTGCTTCAAACGCCGCGAATAATGCAATGTTCAACAATGGTGAGTATGATTTTAAATATATCGCGGTAGCACTGCTGACTTTAGGCTTGACGATCTTTTACAACATGTTTTTCAAAGGGTTTTTAGGACTTATACCAATTTTATTAGGGATCGTCAGCGGCTATTTGATTGCATTAGCTTTTGGTATTGTAGATGTTGAGCCGATCAAAGAAGCAGCTTGGCTTGCTATGCCGAACTTTGAAATTCCTTTTGTTCAATATCAACCTAAACTTTATCTAAATGCAATCACAACAATGGCGCCGATCGCGTTTGTAACAATGACTGAGCATATTGGACACTTGATGGTGCTAAATAAACTGACAAAGCGTAATTTCTTCCAAGAACCTGGTTTATCGAAAACCTTGATGGGAGATGGAGCAGCGCAAATAGTAGCTGGACTTGTGGGAGGACCTCCTGTAACGAGTTATGGTGAAAATATCGGGGTACTTGCAATTACAAGAGTCCACAGTGTCTTTGTAATCGGAGGAGCAGCAGTATTTGCAGTAGGTCTTGGCTTTGTTGGGAAATTGAGTGCAGTTATCTTGAGTATTCCTGGACCTGTTATTTCTGGAATCAGCTTTGTCTTATTCGGAGTAATTGCAGCCAGCGGGTTAAAAATTTTGATCGATAATCAAATCAACTTTGATAAGAAAAAGAATCTATTGATCGCTTCTGTCATTCTGGTCATTGGAATCGGCGGTCTAGTTTTCAAACTAAATACATTTGAACTTTCATCAATGGCCTTGGCTACTGTTTTAGGCATAATTTTGAACTTGATTTTACCGGAAACAGCACGTAGTGAAGAAAAGTCTGTTTAG
- a CDS encoding aspartate carbamoyltransferase catalytic subunit: MIITSERISLKHLLTVEALSDQEVMGLIRRAQEFKQGATWQPEKKQYFATNLFFENSTRTHKSFDVAEKKLGIEVIEFEESMSSVKKGETLYDTVLTMSAIGVDVAVIRHGNENYYDELIQSKTIQCSIINGGDGSGQHPTQCLLDLMTIYEEFGYFEGLKVAIVGDITHSRVAKSNMQMLKRLGATIFFSGPEEWYDKQFEAYGHYMELDELVETVDVMMLLRVQHERHDGSEIFSKEEYHQNYGLTVDRAKRLQKHAVIMHPAPVNRDVELADSLVEGIQSRIIQQMSNGVYMRMAILEAVLHGKA; encoded by the coding sequence ATGATCATCACATCTGAACGTATTAGTCTAAAGCATCTTTTAACCGTAGAAGCCCTTAGCGATCAAGAAGTTATGGGATTGATTCGCCGAGCGCAGGAATTTAAGCAAGGTGCAACTTGGCAGCCGGAGAAAAAGCAATATTTTGCGACAAATTTGTTTTTTGAAAATAGCACTCGAACACATAAAAGTTTTGATGTTGCTGAAAAGAAACTCGGCATCGAAGTGATCGAGTTTGAAGAAAGTATGAGTTCGGTAAAAAAAGGTGAAACCTTATACGACACTGTGCTGACAATGTCTGCAATCGGTGTAGATGTAGCAGTCATTCGTCATGGCAACGAAAATTATTATGATGAGCTGATCCAAAGTAAAACGATCCAATGCTCCATCATCAACGGTGGAGACGGTAGTGGTCAGCATCCAACACAATGTTTACTAGACTTAATGACGATTTATGAGGAGTTTGGTTATTTTGAAGGTTTGAAAGTAGCGATTGTTGGGGACATCACACACTCACGCGTTGCAAAATCAAACATGCAGATGTTAAAACGATTAGGTGCAACGATCTTTTTCTCTGGTCCAGAAGAATGGTACGACAAGCAATTTGAGGCGTATGGTCATTATATGGAATTGGATGAGTTAGTTGAAACAGTTGATGTCATGATGCTACTTCGGGTCCAACATGAACGTCATGATGGATCGGAGATTTTTTCTAAAGAAGAGTATCATCAAAATTATGGATTGACTGTTGATCGAGCAAAACGGTTACAGAAACATGCAGTTATCATGCATCCAGCACCAGTCAATCGTGATGTTGAGTTAGCAGATTCCCTTGTGGAGGGGATTCAATCTCGAATCATTCAGCAAATGAGTAACGGCGTTTATATGAGAATGGCAATTTTAGAAGCAGTATTACATGGAAAGGCTTAG
- a CDS encoding dihydroorotase, which produces MKTLIKNGKIIKKDNQLIPAEIWIEDKKIKAIGTAFDEAMFDEVFDAKGQLITPGLVDVHVHLREPGFTYKETIETGSKSAARGGFTTVCAMPNLNPVPDTPEKLKEVYDIINKNAVVKVLQYAPITEELRSETLTDQKALKEVGAFAFTNDGVGVQTAGTMYLAMKEAASLGMALVAHTEDESLLFGGVMHEGEISKKLGLPGILNSTEASQIARDVVLAGETGVHYHVCHVSTKESVRVIRDAKRAGVHVTAEVSPHHLILIDEDIPEDNGFWKMNPPLRATEDRDALIEGLLDGTIDCIATDHAPHGLEEKNQTFLKAPFGIVGSETAFQLIYTHFVETGKFTLEQVIDWMAVKPAEIFGIEAGTLTIGSPADIAVFDLELEEEIDDKQFESMGVNTPFVGWKVKGNTLMTFVDGQSAWAKGDA; this is translated from the coding sequence ATGAAGACACTGATCAAAAATGGAAAAATCATTAAAAAGGACAATCAACTGATCCCGGCAGAAATTTGGATCGAAGATAAAAAAATCAAAGCAATCGGAACGGCTTTTGATGAAGCCATGTTCGATGAAGTATTTGATGCTAAAGGTCAACTGATCACACCGGGTTTGGTGGATGTCCATGTTCATTTAAGAGAACCAGGCTTTACCTATAAAGAAACAATTGAAACAGGTAGTAAATCTGCTGCAAGAGGTGGTTTCACTACCGTTTGTGCGATGCCTAATCTAAATCCAGTACCAGATACACCAGAAAAACTAAAAGAAGTCTATGACATCATCAACAAAAATGCAGTAGTCAAAGTATTACAGTATGCGCCGATCACCGAAGAATTACGCAGTGAAACACTCACAGATCAAAAAGCTTTGAAAGAAGTTGGAGCGTTCGCTTTTACGAATGACGGCGTAGGTGTCCAAACGGCGGGAACGATGTATCTGGCTATGAAGGAAGCCGCTTCTTTAGGAATGGCACTAGTTGCTCACACAGAAGATGAATCATTGCTATTCGGCGGTGTGATGCATGAAGGTGAGATTTCAAAAAAACTAGGCTTACCTGGAATTCTAAATTCCACTGAAGCCTCTCAAATTGCTCGGGATGTTGTGTTAGCTGGTGAAACGGGTGTCCACTATCATGTCTGCCACGTTTCAACAAAAGAAAGTGTTCGAGTGATTCGTGATGCAAAACGTGCAGGGGTTCACGTAACGGCAGAAGTTTCACCCCATCATCTAATTTTGATAGATGAAGATATTCCAGAGGATAATGGCTTTTGGAAAATGAATCCGCCTCTTCGTGCGACAGAGGATAGAGATGCCTTGATCGAAGGATTACTGGATGGCACGATCGATTGTATCGCAACGGATCACGCCCCACATGGCTTAGAAGAAAAAAATCAAACATTTTTGAAAGCACCATTTGGGATCGTCGGCAGTGAAACAGCTTTCCAACTGATTTACACTCATTTTGTTGAAACAGGAAAATTCACTTTAGAACAAGTGATTGACTGGATGGCTGTAAAACCTGCAGAAATCTTTGGAATAGAGGCAGGGACACTAACGATCGGCAGCCCAGCTGATATCGCTGTTTTTGATTTAGAGCTTGAAGAAGAAATCGATGACAAACAGTTTGAATCGATGGGTGTCAATACACCATTTGTCGGCTGGAAAGTAAAAGGCAATACATTAATGACTTTTGTTGATGGACAATCAGCATGGGCTAAGGGAGATGCATAG
- a CDS encoding carbamoyl phosphate synthase small subunit produces the protein MKRLLILEDGTVFEGKAFGADVDVVGEVVFTTSMTGYQETITDQSFNGQIITFTYPMVGNYGVNRDDYESISPTCKGVVVKEHARLASNWREQMTLDEFLKRKGIPGISGIDTRALTKKLRSAGTMKAGFIDAGDDLAHAFDQLKATVLPKNQVAQVSTTKPYPSPGIGRNVVVVDFGLKHSILRELSKRHCNLTVLPYNTDAETILELSPDGVMLTNGPGDPKDVPEAIEMIQKIQGKVPIFGICLGHQLFALANGADTYKMKFGHRGLNHPVREIATGKIDFTSQNHGYAVDESTVDPEKLMVTHVEVNDGSVEGVRHRQYPAFTVQYHPDAAPGPHDGLHLFDEFMELMDAWKEQD, from the coding sequence TTGAAGCGATTATTGATACTGGAAGACGGCACAGTTTTTGAAGGAAAAGCTTTTGGTGCTGATGTAGATGTTGTGGGTGAGGTTGTTTTTACCACGAGTATGACAGGATATCAGGAAACAATCACTGATCAAAGTTTTAACGGACAAATCATTACATTTACTTATCCAATGGTTGGAAATTACGGTGTCAATCGTGATGATTATGAATCGATTTCTCCTACATGTAAAGGAGTTGTAGTGAAAGAACATGCACGTCTGGCTTCAAATTGGCGTGAGCAAATGACACTGGATGAATTTTTGAAACGCAAAGGGATTCCGGGGATTTCTGGTATCGACACACGAGCATTGACGAAAAAACTAAGGTCAGCTGGAACGATGAAAGCCGGTTTTATTGATGCAGGGGATGATTTAGCTCATGCCTTTGATCAATTAAAAGCAACTGTCTTGCCCAAGAATCAAGTAGCACAAGTTTCTACGACGAAACCTTATCCAAGTCCCGGGATCGGTCGTAACGTGGTCGTAGTGGACTTTGGTTTGAAACATAGTATTTTAAGAGAACTATCAAAGCGTCACTGTAATTTGACCGTTTTGCCTTACAATACGGATGCGGAAACGATTTTAGAGTTGTCACCAGATGGTGTGATGTTGACCAATGGACCTGGTGATCCTAAAGATGTACCGGAAGCAATCGAAATGATTCAAAAAATCCAAGGAAAAGTACCGATTTTTGGCATCTGTCTAGGACACCAACTTTTTGCCTTAGCCAATGGAGCAGATACGTATAAAATGAAATTTGGCCATCGCGGATTAAATCATCCTGTTAGAGAAATCGCAACTGGAAAAATCGATTTCACCTCACAAAACCATGGTTATGCGGTCGATGAATCAACCGTGGACCCTGAGAAATTGATGGTGACTCATGTGGAGGTCAATGACGGTTCAGTAGAAGGCGTCAGACATCGTCAATATCCAGCATTTACGGTTCAATATCATCCGGACGCTGCACCTGGTCCGCATGATGGATTGCACTTATTTGATGAATTTATGGAATTAATGGATGCATGGAAGGAGCAAGACTAA
- the carB gene encoding carbamoyl-phosphate synthase large subunit, with product MPKRTDIKKIMVIGSGPIIIGQAAEFDYAGTQACLALREEGYEVVLVNSNPATIMTDKEIADKVYIEPITLEFVSRILRKERPDAILPTLGGQTGLNMAMELAASGILDELNVELLGTKLSAIDQAEDRDLFKQLMEELDQPIPESEIVNTVEQAVDFANKIGYPIIVRPAFTLGGTGGGMCDNEEELRIIAENGLKLSPATQCLIEKSIAGYKEIEYEVMRDSADNAIVVCNMENFDPVGIHTGDSIVFAPSQTLSDFEYQMLRDASLKIIRALKIEGGCNVQLALDPHSFNYYVIEVNPRVSRSSALASKATGYPIAKLAAKIAVGLTLDEMKNPVTETTYAEFEPALDYVVAKIPRWPFDKFEKGERRLGTQMKATGEVMAIGRNIEESLLKAVRSLEIGAYHNELREIEQVTDEFLTEKVVKAQDDRLFYLSEAIRRGYTIDELAELTKIDLFFLDKLLHIYEIETALKANVKDLETLKEAKQNGFTDRKIADLWQMTEQEVTDYRHKKNILPVYKMVDTCAAEFESQTPYFYSTYEFENESLRSEKPSVLVLGSGPIRIGQGVEFDYATVHSVKAIQAAGFEAIIMNSNPETVSTDFSISDKLYFEPLTLEDVMNVIELEQPTGVIVQFGGQTAINLAEPLVKQGVKILGTSIEDLDRAENRDLFEQALQELDIPQPPGDTATSAQEAVAVANKIGYPVLVRPSYVLGGRAMEIVENQKDLEDYMANAVKASPEHPVLVDSYLLGKECEVDAICDGETVLIPGIMEHIERAGVHSGDSMAVYPPQTLSAEIQQTIADYTKKLALGLNYIGMMNIQFVIHEEKVYVIEVNPRASRTVPFLSKITGIPMAQVATKAILGQSLESLGYQDGLYPESKQVHIKAPVFSFTKLQKVDTYLGPEMKSTGEVMGSDHSLEKALYKAFEASRLHLPSYGAVLFTIADETKEEALHLAKRFNDIGYSLIATKGTAEYLKEHGLFVKTVSKIDQDNEETVLDLIRTGEAQVVVNTMDKNRSDLNQDGFLIRREAVEHGVPLFTSLDTAEAILKVLESRAFSTDAI from the coding sequence ATGCCAAAAAGAACAGACATTAAAAAAATCATGGTGATCGGTTCTGGTCCAATCATCATTGGTCAGGCAGCAGAATTTGATTACGCTGGGACGCAGGCGTGTCTTGCTTTAAGAGAAGAAGGATATGAAGTTGTATTAGTCAACTCAAATCCTGCAACGATCATGACAGATAAAGAAATCGCGGATAAAGTTTATATTGAACCGATCACATTAGAATTTGTTTCGCGGATTTTACGTAAGGAACGTCCTGATGCAATATTACCAACCTTAGGCGGCCAAACAGGCTTGAATATGGCCATGGAACTTGCTGCTTCAGGGATTTTGGATGAACTGAATGTTGAACTGCTTGGGACAAAATTGAGTGCGATCGACCAAGCAGAAGATCGAGATCTATTTAAACAATTGATGGAGGAATTGGATCAGCCGATTCCTGAAAGTGAGATCGTCAATACAGTTGAGCAAGCTGTAGATTTCGCAAATAAAATCGGCTACCCGATCATCGTTCGACCAGCGTTTACACTTGGCGGTACTGGTGGCGGTATGTGTGATAATGAAGAAGAATTGCGTATCATCGCAGAAAATGGTTTGAAATTATCACCAGCAACGCAATGCCTGATCGAAAAAAGTATTGCCGGCTACAAAGAAATCGAATATGAAGTAATGCGTGATTCGGCTGACAATGCGATCGTGGTTTGTAATATGGAAAACTTTGATCCAGTTGGGATCCATACAGGGGATTCAATCGTTTTTGCGCCAAGTCAAACATTATCTGATTTCGAGTACCAAATGTTGCGGGACGCTTCGTTGAAGATCATTCGGGCTTTGAAAATCGAAGGTGGCTGTAACGTCCAGCTAGCCCTTGATCCGCATAGCTTCAATTATTATGTGATCGAGGTCAATCCTCGGGTATCACGCTCATCTGCATTAGCAAGTAAAGCCACAGGTTATCCAATTGCCAAATTAGCAGCGAAAATCGCAGTGGGACTTACTCTTGATGAGATGAAAAATCCAGTCACTGAAACTACTTATGCCGAATTTGAACCTGCTTTAGATTATGTGGTAGCGAAAATTCCTCGCTGGCCATTCGATAAATTTGAAAAAGGGGAACGTCGCCTCGGTACTCAAATGAAAGCAACGGGCGAAGTCATGGCGATCGGTAGAAATATTGAGGAATCTTTATTAAAGGCTGTTCGTTCTCTGGAAATAGGTGCTTACCATAATGAATTAAGAGAAATCGAGCAAGTGACGGATGAGTTTTTAACTGAAAAAGTCGTTAAAGCTCAAGATGATCGTTTGTTCTATTTATCTGAAGCGATTCGCCGTGGTTACACAATTGATGAATTAGCAGAGCTGACAAAAATCGATCTCTTCTTCTTAGATAAACTGCTGCATATTTATGAAATCGAAACAGCGTTGAAAGCGAACGTCAAAGATCTAGAAACGCTGAAAGAAGCGAAACAAAATGGCTTTACAGACCGAAAAATTGCTGATCTTTGGCAAATGACAGAACAAGAGGTCACGGATTATCGTCATAAGAAAAACATTTTGCCTGTCTATAAAATGGTCGATACTTGTGCGGCTGAGTTTGAATCGCAAACACCTTATTTTTACAGCACATACGAATTTGAAAATGAAAGTCTGCGTTCTGAAAAACCATCTGTTTTAGTTTTAGGATCGGGACCGATCCGAATTGGTCAAGGTGTGGAGTTTGACTATGCAACGGTTCACTCTGTAAAAGCCATTCAAGCAGCTGGTTTTGAAGCAATTATTATGAATAGCAATCCAGAAACCGTGTCGACTGACTTTTCAATTTCAGATAAACTTTATTTTGAACCACTGACCTTGGAAGATGTCATGAATGTCATCGAATTAGAACAGCCGACCGGCGTAATCGTTCAATTTGGCGGGCAGACAGCGATCAATCTAGCCGAACCCCTTGTTAAGCAAGGAGTCAAGATCTTAGGTACATCGATCGAAGATTTAGATCGAGCTGAAAATCGTGACTTATTTGAACAAGCTTTACAAGAGCTTGATATTCCACAACCGCCGGGAGATACAGCGACCAGTGCGCAGGAAGCCGTAGCTGTGGCGAATAAAATCGGTTATCCAGTCTTAGTTCGACCAAGCTATGTATTGGGCGGACGAGCAATGGAAATTGTCGAAAATCAAAAAGATTTAGAAGATTATATGGCAAATGCCGTAAAGGCTTCACCGGAGCATCCAGTTTTAGTCGACAGCTATCTTTTAGGGAAAGAATGTGAAGTCGATGCAATCTGTGACGGGGAAACCGTGTTGATTCCAGGAATTATGGAGCATATTGAAAGAGCGGGGGTTCATTCCGGCGATTCAATGGCTGTTTATCCGCCACAAACCTTGTCTGCAGAAATTCAACAAACGATTGCTGATTATACTAAAAAACTAGCTTTAGGCTTAAATTATATCGGGATGATGAACATCCAATTTGTCATTCATGAGGAAAAGGTCTATGTTATTGAAGTCAATCCTCGTGCAAGCCGCACAGTACCATTTTTAAGTAAAATCACTGGCATTCCAATGGCTCAAGTGGCAACAAAAGCAATCTTAGGTCAAAGCTTAGAATCTCTAGGCTATCAAGATGGCCTTTATCCTGAAAGCAAACAAGTACACATCAAAGCACCTGTCTTCTCATTTACTAAACTGCAAAAAGTTGATACCTATTTAGGCCCTGAAATGAAATCAACAGGGGAAGTCATGGGTTCGGATCATAGCCTAGAAAAAGCTTTATACAAGGCTTTTGAAGCATCAAGACTGCATTTGCCAAGCTATGGCGCGGTGTTGTTTACGATTGCTGATGAAACAAAAGAAGAAGCATTGCATTTAGCGAAACGCTTTAACGACATTGGGTATAGTCTGATTGCTACTAAAGGCACCGCTGAGTATTTAAAAGAGCACGGCTTATTTGTAAAAACCGTTTCTAAGATCGATCAAGACAATGAGGAAACAGTTCTCGATCTTATTCGAACAGGTGAAGCGCAAGTCGTTGTCAATACCATGGACAAAAATCGTTCTGATCTGAATCAAGATGGCTTTTTGATTCGTCGAGAAGCAGTTGAGCATGGCGTTCCACTATTTACTTCATTAGACACAGCGGAAGCAATTCTTAAAGTTCTAGAATCAAGAGCTTTTTCTACTGACGCTATCTGA
- a CDS encoding dihydroorotate dehydrogenase electron transfer subunit: MKQEIMTIVSQKQLAPRIFQMTLTGELVNEMKKPGQFIHIKVPRADLLLRRPISLNQIDRQAKTCTIIYRTEGDGTKEFSMMTSGDKLDVMGPLGNGFDVDCLNKGQKAFVVGGGIGIPPMYELSKQLKQRGVEVIHFLGYASKEVAYFEEEFLELGDTRFATDDGSFGVEGNVSNLILEAIKTEQPDAVYACGANGMLKMIAQVFPDQPNVFLSLEQRMACGMGACYACVCHVPDDETGTKSVKVCDEGPIFRASEVVL; the protein is encoded by the coding sequence ATGAAACAGGAAATAATGACGATCGTTTCACAAAAGCAGCTAGCTCCTAGAATTTTTCAAATGACGTTGACAGGTGAGCTTGTCAATGAAATGAAAAAGCCAGGTCAATTTATCCATATCAAAGTGCCACGAGCTGACCTTCTTTTGAGAAGACCAATCAGTTTAAATCAAATCGATCGACAAGCTAAAACTTGTACGATCATTTATCGAACTGAAGGAGACGGTACTAAAGAATTTTCTATGATGACATCAGGTGATAAGCTTGATGTCATGGGTCCTTTGGGTAATGGTTTTGATGTCGATTGCTTGAATAAAGGACAAAAAGCATTTGTAGTTGGCGGAGGAATCGGGATTCCACCGATGTATGAATTATCAAAACAGTTGAAGCAGCGAGGCGTGGAAGTCATTCATTTTTTAGGGTATGCTTCTAAGGAAGTAGCTTACTTCGAAGAAGAGTTCCTTGAATTAGGAGATACTCGCTTTGCAACAGATGACGGTTCGTTTGGTGTGGAAGGTAATGTTAGTAATCTTATTCTAGAAGCAATCAAAACAGAGCAGCCGGATGCTGTTTATGCGTGTGGCGCGAATGGAATGCTGAAAATGATCGCTCAGGTTTTTCCTGATCAACCAAATGTTTTCCTCTCTTTAGAGCAGCGTATGGCATGTGGAATGGGCGCTTGCTACGCTTGTGTTTGTCATGTGCCAGATGATGAAACTGGGACAAAAAGTGTGAAAGTCTGTGACGAAGGTCCGATTTTCAGAGCAAGTGAGGTGGTTTTATGA
- a CDS encoding dihydroorotate dehydrogenase yields MMKNPLAVTIPGLELKNPIIPASGCFGFGEEYAKYYDLGKLGSIMIKATTPQARFGNPTPRVAETPSGMLNAIGLQNPGLDVVMKEKLPALEKYDLPIIANVAGACEEDYVEVCSKIGKAVNVKAIELNISCPNVKHGGIAFGTDPDVAFQLTQAVKKVTEVPIYVKLSPNVTDIVPIAQAIEAGGADGFSMINTLLGMRIDLKTRQPILANQTGGLSGPAIKPVAIRLIKQVSQISDLPIIGMGGVQTVDDVLEMFMAGASAVGVGTANFTDPYICPKLIEDLPIRMAELGIESLEQLIREVKEAKNQ; encoded by the coding sequence ATGATGAAAAATCCATTAGCTGTGACTATTCCTGGTTTAGAGCTGAAAAATCCAATCATTCCTGCAAGTGGCTGTTTTGGTTTTGGTGAAGAATATGCTAAATATTACGATCTAGGAAAATTAGGATCGATCATGATCAAAGCGACAACACCGCAAGCTCGCTTTGGTAATCCAACACCTCGTGTAGCAGAGACACCGAGCGGTATGTTAAATGCTATTGGCTTACAAAATCCAGGACTGGATGTTGTTATGAAAGAAAAACTTCCAGCTTTAGAAAAGTATGACCTGCCAATTATCGCTAATGTAGCTGGCGCTTGCGAAGAGGATTATGTCGAGGTTTGTAGTAAAATTGGTAAGGCTGTCAATGTGAAAGCGATTGAACTAAATATCTCTTGTCCAAACGTCAAGCACGGGGGGATCGCCTTCGGTACGGATCCTGATGTAGCATTCCAATTAACACAAGCAGTAAAAAAAGTAACAGAGGTTCCAATTTACGTTAAATTATCCCCAAACGTTACGGATATTGTACCTATCGCTCAAGCGATCGAAGCGGGCGGTGCAGATGGCTTTTCAATGATCAATACACTTTTAGGGATGCGGATCGATTTAAAAACGCGTCAACCGATTTTAGCCAATCAAACGGGTGGATTATCTGGTCCAGCAATCAAACCTGTTGCGATCCGTTTGATCAAGCAAGTGTCACAAATCTCTGATTTGCCGATCATTGGTATGGGTGGAGTCCAAACAGTTGATGACGTTTTAGAAATGTTTATGGCTGGTGCGAGTGCTGTAGGAGTTGGAACAGCCAATTTCACTGATCCTTATATTTGTCCTAAATTGATCGAAGACTTACCGATTAGAATGGCGGAATTAGGTATCGAATCGCTTGAACAGTTAATCAGAGAAGTGAAGGAGGCAAAAAATCAATGA
- the pyrF gene encoding orotidine-5'-phosphate decarboxylase codes for MSHRPIIALDFPSKEAVEVFLLKFPSEESLFVKVGMELFYQEGPEIVRWLKSLGHSVFLDLKLHDIPNTVERAMTGLAKLGVDITNVHASGGIKMMKAAKEGLKKGTAVGQDVPILIAVTQLTSTSETQMHQDQLINVSLKESVTHYAACAEKAGLDGVVCSALEAKDIHQATNEAFVCLTPGIRPSGSAVGDQQRVVTPSEARKIGATYIVVGRPITQANRPYEAYQTIKQEWNGES; via the coding sequence ATGAGCCACAGACCAATTATCGCTTTAGATTTCCCTTCAAAAGAAGCAGTCGAAGTTTTCTTATTGAAATTCCCATCAGAGGAATCCTTATTCGTAAAAGTAGGAATGGAGCTTTTTTATCAAGAAGGGCCTGAAATTGTCCGCTGGTTGAAATCCTTAGGGCACTCTGTTTTCCTAGATCTGAAACTTCATGATATTCCTAATACAGTAGAAAGAGCAATGACTGGATTAGCTAAATTAGGAGTAGACATAACAAATGTTCACGCGTCAGGCGGAATCAAAATGATGAAGGCTGCTAAAGAAGGGCTGAAAAAAGGGACCGCAGTTGGTCAGGATGTTCCGATCTTGATCGCTGTGACTCAACTGACCTCGACGAGTGAGACACAAATGCATCAAGACCAATTGATCAATGTTTCTTTAAAAGAGAGTGTGACTCATTATGCTGCTTGCGCTGAAAAAGCTGGACTAGACGGAGTGGTTTGTTCAGCACTTGAAGCAAAAGATATTCACCAAGCAACCAATGAGGCCTTTGTTTGTCTAACACCGGGCATTCGTCCGAGTGGTAGCGCTGTTGGAGATCAACAACGTGTAGTGACTCCAAGCGAAGCAAGAAAAATCGGAGCAACATATATTGTGGTGGGAAGACCGATCACTCAAGCCAATCGACCTTATGAAGCGTATCAAACAATCAAACAAGAATGGAATGGAGAATCGTAA